The proteins below come from a single Orcinus orca chromosome 6, mOrcOrc1.1, whole genome shotgun sequence genomic window:
- the ALDOB gene encoding fructose-bisphosphate aldolase B, with translation MAYQFPALTSEQKKELSEIAQCIVASGKGILAADESVGTMGSRLQRIKVENTEENRRQFREILFTVDDSISQSIGGVILFHETLYQKDSQGRLFRDILKEKGIVVGIKLDQGGAPLAGTNKETTIQGLDGLSQRCAQYKKDGANFGKWRAVLKIDNQCPSHLAIQENANTLARYASICQQNGLVPIVEPEVIADGDHDMEHCQYVTEKVLAAVYKALNDHHVYLEGTLLKPNMVTAGHASIKKYTPEQVAMATVTALYRTVPAAVPGICFLSGGMSEEDATLNLNAINLCPLPRPWKLSFSYGRALQASALAAWSGKAANKKATQEAFMKRALANCQAAKGQYVHTGSSGAASTQSLFTACYTY, from the exons ATGGCCTACCAATTTCCGGCCCTCACTTCAGAACAGAAGAAGGAGCTCTCAGAAATTGCCCAGTGCATTGTTGCCAGTGGGAAGGGGATCCTGGCTGCAGATGAGTCTGTAG GCACCATGGGGAGCCGCCTGCAGAGGATCAAGGTGGAGAACACTGAAGAGAACCGCCGGCAGTTCCGCGAAATCCTCTTCACCGTGGATGATTCTATCAGCCAGAGCATTGGGGGCGTGATCCTTTTCCATGAGACCCTCTACCAGAAGGACAGCCAAGGAAGGCTGTTCAGAGACATCCTCAAGGAAAAAGGGATCGTGGTGGGAATCAAG TTAGACCAAGGAGGTGCTCCCCTTGCAGGAACAAACAAGGAAACCACCATTCAAG GGCTTGATGGCCTTTCTCAACGCTGTGCTCAGTATAAGAAAGATGGTGCTAACTTTGGGAAGTGGCGTGCTGTGCTGAAGATTGACAACCAGTGTCCATCCCACCTTGCTATCCAGGAAAATGCCAACACCCTGGCCCGCTATGCCAGCATCTGTCAGCAG aaTGGGCTAGTACCCATTGTTGAACCAGAGGTAATTGCTGATGGAGACCATGATATGGAACATTGCCAGTATGTTACTGAGAAG GTCCTGGCTGCTGTCTACAAGGCCCTGAATGACCATCATGTTTACTTGGAGGGCACCCTGTTGAAGCCCAACATGGTGACTGCTGGACATGCCTCCATCAAGAAGTATACTCCAGAGCAGGTGGCAATGGCTACTGTCACAGCTCTCTACCGTACTGTTCCTGCAGCTGTTCCTG GCATCTGCTTTTTGTCTGGTGGCATGAGTGAAGAGGATGCTACTCTCAACCTCAATGCTATCAACCTTTGCCCTCTACCAAGGCCCTGGAAACTAAGTTTCTCTTATGGACGGGCCCTGCAGGCCAGTGCACTGGCTGCCTGGAGTGGCAAGGCTGCAAACAAGAAGGCAACCCAGGAGGCTTTTATGAAGCGGGCCCTG GCTAACTGCCAGGCAGCCAAAGGACAGTATGTTCACACGGGCTCTTCTGGTGCTGCTTCTACCCAGTCGCTCTTCACAGCCTGCTATACCTACTAG